In Phenylobacterium hankyongense, the sequence TTCAACGGCCGCTGCGTGGCGCGGGTGATGCCGACCACCGCCGCCGCCATCGGCCAGGGGACGGCGAGCCTCTACGCCGACGACCCCGCGGCGCTGGCCCGCGCGCATGCCCTGTTCGAGCCGCTGGGCGCGGTGGTGGACCTCACCGACGAGGCCCAGATGCACGCCGCGACGGCGGTGTCGGGCTCGGCGCCCGCCTACCTCTACGCCTTCATCGAGTCGCTGGAGGCGGCCGGCGTGGCGGCGGGCCTGCCGCCCAAGCAGGCCTCGCGGCTGGCGCGCTCCACCATCACCGGCGCGGCCGCCCTGCTGGCCCGCAGCGGCGAGGAGCCGGCCGAGCTGCGGCGCCAGGTGACGTCGCCCGGCGGCACCACCCAGGCGGCGCTGGACGTGCTGCTGGGCGAGACCGGCCTGCAGGTCCTGCTGCGCGAGGCCGTCGCCGCCGCGGTGCGCCGGTCGAAGACGCTGGGAGCCTAGGTCGGCCGCTTCCAGGTCTGGGCGCGGCAGATGATCATCATGCAGCCCTCGAGCTTCAGGGTGCCGTCCGGGTTCATGCTCATCTTTGAATCGTAGGTCTTGCCGCTCTGCGGGTCGTAGACCTTGCCGCCGATCCAGCGGCCCATCTCGACGCGGCGGAAGTCGCGGATGAGCGGCAGGCCGACGATCGGGCGGCTCTGCAGTCCGGCGTCGGGATTGTTCTCGTCGCGCTTGGGCGCGCCCGCGGCGTCCTTGGGCGCCTTCAGCCAGACGATCTGGCCGCACAGCTTGGCGGCCTGGCCGGCGCAGGGCGCGATGTGGACCTTGGCCGAGCCGCCGGGCGTCAGCCAGTCGCCTTCGACCGGATCCGCCGCGAGGGCGGGCGAGGCGGCGAGGCTCAGGGCCGCGGCGAAGAACAACGGACGCATGTGGACCTCCCAGGATTTGAACGCAGCTTGGCCCTGGCGGGTGAGCCAAGGATGAACAGGGTCAGCCCGGCAGGCGCACGACCGCCCGCAGCCCGCCCAGCGGCGAACGGTCCAGGGTGATGTCGCCGCCGTGGCCGCGGGCCACGTCGCGGGCGATGGCCAGCCCCAGGCCGACGCCCTTGGTGTTCTGGTTGCGCGCCTCGTCCAGCCGCCCGAAGGCCTTGAACGCCTCCTCGTAGCGGTCGGCCGGGATGCCCGGCCCGTCGTCGTCGATGAGGATCTCGACCCCGCCCATCGCCCGGACGCGGGCGGCGATCTCCACGTGCTCGCCGTGGACCGCGGCGTTCATGACCAGGTTGGACAGCGCCCGCTTCAAGGCGTTCGGCCGGACGGCGACGATGAGCGCCGGATCGACCGCGACGCGGAGCTGGGCGCCGGCCCGCAGCGCGCCCTCGCTCACCTCGTCGACCAGCTCGCGCAGGTGCACGGTCTCGACCGCCTCGCCGCCCTCGCCGCGGGCGAAGGCCAGGTATTCGTCGATCATGTGCTCCATCTCGGCGAGGTCGCGCTTCATGGCCTGGTTGCGCTTCGACGGCTCGCCGAGCGCCAGCGCCAGCTTCAGGCGGGTGAGCGGCGTGCGCAGGTCGTGGCTGACCGAGGCCAGGAGCGTGGTGCGCTGGTCGATGTGGCGCTGGATGCGCGAGCGCATGTCGAGGAAGGCGGTGGCGGCGCGGCGCACCTCCTTGGCCCCGTGCGGCTTGAAGGCCGGCACGTCGACGCCGCGCCCGAAGGCCTCGGCGGCGTTGGCCAGCCGCTCGATGGCGCGGACCTGGTTGCGGATGAAGAGCAGGGCGATGGTGGTCAGGAGCACGGTGGCCACCGTCATCCACAGGACGAAGATGTGGCCGTTGGTGGCGAAGGCGCGGTCGCGCGGCGCCAGCACCCGCATCACCCCGCCCGGCACCGCCACGCGGATGTCGACGTAGGCCGGGTAGCGGGTGGTGTCGAACCAGAAGGGGTCGTCGAGGCGGTCGTTCAGCGCCCGTTGCATCGAGCGGTCGATGGGGGCGAAGAACGGCCCGAAGAGCACCGGCGGGTCGCGCCGCGTGGCCGGCAGCTTGCGGCCCGGCTGCAGGGCGATGGACAGGCCCATGGAGTCCTCGGCGCGCGAGGACAGCTTGGCGAAGGCGGCCGGGGTCGGGTCGTCGCGATAGCTCTCCACGGCCCAGGCGACGTCGCCGGCCAGCCCGTCGGAGAGGCGGCTGGTCACCGTCTGCCAGTGGGCGTCGAAGAAGACGTAGGTGACGGCGATCTGCATGATCGCCACCGGCAGCACGATGATCAGCAGGGAGCGGCCGAACAGCGTCTTCGGCATCTGCCGCTTGAGCCAGCGCCCAAGCACGCGGGTGGAGACGCGCCAACGCATCAGTCGGGGGCCAGCCTGTAGCCTATGCCGCGCACCGTCTGCAGATAGCGGGGCGCCTTGGGATCGTCCTCGATCTTACGCCGAAGCCGCGTCACCTGCACGTCCACGGCGCGCCCGGACGGATCGACCGTGCCGTTGGCCAGCTCCAGCCGGTCGGCGGCCTCGTGCGGCGTGCGCGCCAGCTGGCGCAGCAGGGCGACCTCGGCCTCGGTCAGCCGCACCTGTTCGCCGTCGCACAGCAGCTCGCCGCGGTCCGGATCGAAGGCGCAGCGGCCGAGCGCCAGCCGGCCGCCGGGAGCCGGCCGGTCCTGGGCGCGGCGCAGGATGGCCTCGATGCGCAGCAACAGCTCCTCGGGCTCGAAGGGCTTGGCCAGGTAGTCGTCGGCGCCCAGCTTCAGCCCTTCGATCCGGTCCTCCGGCTCGCCGCGGGCGGTGAGCATCAGCACCGGCGTGCGTCCCGCCGGCCCGCGCTGGTCGCGCAGCCAGCGGGTCAGGGAGAAGCCGTCCTCGCCCGGCATCATCACGTCGAACACCGCCAGGTCGAAGTCGAACGAGCCGATCAGCCGCCGCGCCGCATCGCCGCCAGGCGCGGCGGTGACCCGGAAGCCGGCGCGCGCCAGGTATTCCTTCAGCAGCTCGCGGATGCGGTCGTCGTCGTCGACGATCAGCAGGTGCCGGCCGCGCTGGGCGGTGTCGGTGAGCGTCATCCGGGACCTCCAGTTGCGCCGGGGCTGCGGGTCCGGCCGCCGGCGAGCGCCGCCAGGATGCGCCGGGCGCCGGCCACGCCATCCAGGCCCGCGGAGCGGTACGCCCGGGCGATCTGGCTGCGCAAGCGTTCGCTGACCGCGCTCTCGAACGCCTCTCCGCGAGCGGTGAGCGCCGCGGTGCGCCGGCGGCCATCGAGATCGCCGGCGGCCTTGTCCACCAGCCCCTTGCCTTCGAGGTCCAGGAGGATGCGGCTGGCGGCCTGTTTCGACAGGCTGGTGAGGTGGGCCAGCTCCTGCACGCCGACGCCGGGCCGGCGGCGCAGCAGGAAGGCCGCGCGCCAGTGCGAACGGCCCAGACCCAGGCCCTCCGCCTCGAGCGCCGCGTCCACCGCCGCCCAGACCGAGGCCTCGGCGAGCATCAGCAGTTCGAGCCCCGCATCCAGCTCGTCCTCGCGCAGGATCAGCCGCGGATCGGCCGGCGCGTTCATCGGTCAAGGTCCATTTCGTTTGACGCCGGCGGCTTCGGGGTTTTCAAGGGGGGCCTCTCAGAGGAGGCATTTCGCCTATGTCTATCGTTCCCTTCGATGATCGCGACGGATGGATCTGGCTGGACGGCCAGTTCGTGCCCTGGCGCGAGGCGAAGGTGCACGTACTGACGCACGGCCTGCACTACGCGTCGGCCGTGTTCGAGGGTGAACGGATGTACGGGGGCGAGATCTTCGAGCTGACCGAGCATACCAAGCGTCTGTTCAAGTCCGCCGAGATCCTGGACTTCGAGATCCCGTTCACGGTGGCGCAGATCGACCAGGCCTGCAAGGACACCTGCGCCAAGAACGGCCTGACGGACGCCTACCTCCGCCCGATCGCCTGGCGCGGCTCCGAGATGATCGGCGTCTCGGCCCAGCAGACGAAGATCCACGTGGCCATCGCGGTCTGGGAGTGGCCCAGCTACTTCAAGCCCGAGGAAAAGGCCAAGGGGATCCGGCTCACCTGGGCCAAGTACAAGCGGCCGTCGCCGGAGACCGAGCCGGTCCACGCCAAGGCCACCGGCCTCTACATGATCTGCACCATCTCCAAGCACGCCGCGGAGAAGGAAGGCTACACGGACGCCATGATGCTGGACTGGCGCGGCTACATCGCCGAGTCGACCGGCTCCAACGTGTTCTTCGTGAAGGACGGGGTGCTGCACACCCCGCTGCCCGACTGCTTCCTCAACGGCATCACCCGCCAGTCGGTGATCAAGCTGGCCAAGAAGCAGGGGTTCGAGGTGGTGGAGCGCCACATCAGGCCGGAGGAGCTCGCGGGCTTCTCCGAATGCTTCGTGGTCGGCACCGCCGCCGAGGTCACGCCGGTGGCGGAGATCGGCGAGTACGTGTTCAAGCCGGGCAATATCTCGCTCAGCCTGATGGACGACTACGCCAAGATGGTCCGCCGCGAGCTGGTGAGCGCCTGAGGCTTCTCCTCCCCCGCGACGCGGGGGAGGGGGACCACCCGCCAGGAGCGGGTGGTGGAGGGGGCGAGATCAGGCGCCGTGCTCCGGCCGCCCCTTCCACCACGCCCTCTGCGGGGCGCGGTCCCCCTTCCCCGTGAACGGGGACGGAAGAAGCCTCAGATGATCCAGGCCTCGGGCCGCGGGTAGGGTTCGTCGCGCGCCAGGTAGATGACGCCGAGGACGGTGCGGACCAGGAACCACAGCCAGACCGCGCCGCAGATGATCCAGCCGAGCGCGAAGAACGGCAGGCCGATCAGCACCAGGCTGAAGATCCCGCCCCAGAAGATCAGCGCCATGCCGACCACGAACCAGCCGACCGACAGCCAGAAGGTGCGGATCTGGAAGGTGTAGTGGGTGCGCATCCGCGCGCCCGCGCCGCTGCGGTTGGCGTAGGCGAGGATCAGGCCGATCAGGATGGTCAGGCCGTGGGTCAGGCCCAGCAGGTAGAGGCCGTAGACCACGGCCGGCAGGGTGCGGTCTTCGACGGCGCCGTAGCCCAGACGGTCGGTCATGCTCTGAGCCTCCCAGCCGATCCCACCGCGGGATGATGCCCTAAACAGATGGGAGCGCCAGGGTGGTTTGTTAGCCGGCCTCAGGTCCGGACGACGGTGATCTCTACGCCCGCCCCGACCGCGTCGGGCGCCAGCGCCAGCGGCTTCTCCACCCGCACCCGGGCGCGGGTCACGCGGGGATCGGCCAGGCAGACCCGCGCCAGCCGCTCGGCGAAGGTCTCCACCAGTTCGATGTGCCCCTGGGACGCCACGGCGCGGGCGGCGTCGAGGATGGTCTCGTAATTGAGGGTGTCGGCCAGCCGCTCGGCGCCGGCGGTGGGCACGTCCAGCTCGACGTCGACCACCAGCGGCTGCACGCGGCCGATCTCGTGCCGGTAGACGCCGATCTCGGCCTGCACCTTCAGGCCGGTGACGAACACCTTGGTCATCACCACGCGCGCCTCGGGCGTGGGTTGGGCGGCCGGATCGGGACGGGGGGAGGAGACCATCGGGCCGGTCCTCAACTGCGCCAGGCCAGGTGCTGGCCGGCGTCGACGGCGATCATCTGGCCGGTGACCGAGGGCGCGTCAATCAGGTAGCTGAGCGCTGCGGCGATCTCGGCGGGCGGGACCGCACGGCCCATCAGGGTGGCGGCGACCTCGGCGTCGAAATCCCCGTCGTCCTGGTGCACCGACTGCAGGGTGGGGCCCGGCCCGATGCCGTTGACCCGGATCCGCGGCGCCAGCGCCTGGGCCATCATCTGCGTGGCGTCCCAGAGCGCCGACTTGCTGAGCGAATAGGAGAAGAAGGCCGGCGCCGGCCGCCAGACCCGCTGGTCGAGGATGTTGACGATCAGCCCGTCGCGGTCGGCCGGCAGCCGGCGGGCGAACACCTGCGACAGCACCAGGGGCGCGCGCAGGTTGGTCTCCATGTGGGCGTCCCACGAGGCGCGGTTCAGGCTCTCGAAGGCGTCCTCGTCGAACACGCTGGCGTTGTTGACCAGCAGGGTGACGGGGCCGAGCTCGGCCTCCGCCTCGCCGACCAGGGCGACGGTGGTGGCTTCGCGGCGCAGGTCGCAGGCGAGGATGGCGGCCTTGCGGCCGCGGGCGCGGACATCGCCGGCCGCGCCTTCGGCGTCGTCGTCGACGCCGCGCACATGGATGGCGACGTCGTAGCCGGCGTCGGCGGCCGCGACCACCAGCGCCCGGCCGATCCGCCGCGCGCCGCCGGTGACCAGCGCCGCGCCACGGCTAGCCATGATGGGAGGTCCC encodes:
- the proC gene encoding pyrroline-5-carboxylate reductase, whose translation is MTPILILGAGRMGGAVLDGWREAGAFAPVELMIRDPQPSPPALAAAQDGARLNPPDPDLAEAKTVLLAVKPQLWREVAAEVAPWLAADAVIVSVAAGVRADDIARAFNGRCVARVMPTTAAAIGQGTASLYADDPAALARAHALFEPLGAVVDLTDEAQMHAATAVSGSAPAYLYAFIESLEAAGVAAGLPPKQASRLARSTITGAAALLARSGEEPAELRRQVTSPGGTTQAALDVLLGETGLQVLLREAVAAAVRRSKTLGA
- a CDS encoding DUF2147 domain-containing protein, which codes for MRPLFFAAALSLAASPALAADPVEGDWLTPGGSAKVHIAPCAGQAAKLCGQIVWLKAPKDAAGAPKRDENNPDAGLQSRPIVGLPLIRDFRRVEMGRWIGGKVYDPQSGKTYDSKMSMNPDGTLKLEGCMMIICRAQTWKRPT
- the folB gene encoding dihydroneopterin aldolase; amino-acid sequence: MVSSPRPDPAAQPTPEARVVMTKVFVTGLKVQAEIGVYRHEIGRVQPLVVDVELDVPTAGAERLADTLNYETILDAARAVASQGHIELVETFAERLARVCLADPRVTRARVRVEKPLALAPDAVGAGVEITVVRT
- a CDS encoding MarR family winged helix-turn-helix transcriptional regulator, whose amino-acid sequence is MNAPADPRLILREDELDAGLELLMLAEASVWAAVDAALEAEGLGLGRSHWRAAFLLRRRPGVGVQELAHLTSLSKQAASRILLDLEGKGLVDKAAGDLDGRRRTAALTARGEAFESAVSERLRSQIARAYRSAGLDGVAGARRILAALAGGRTRSPGATGGPG
- a CDS encoding ATP-binding protein, whose product is MRWRVSTRVLGRWLKRQMPKTLFGRSLLIIVLPVAIMQIAVTYVFFDAHWQTVTSRLSDGLAGDVAWAVESYRDDPTPAAFAKLSSRAEDSMGLSIALQPGRKLPATRRDPPVLFGPFFAPIDRSMQRALNDRLDDPFWFDTTRYPAYVDIRVAVPGGVMRVLAPRDRAFATNGHIFVLWMTVATVLLTTIALLFIRNQVRAIERLANAAEAFGRGVDVPAFKPHGAKEVRRAATAFLDMRSRIQRHIDQRTTLLASVSHDLRTPLTRLKLALALGEPSKRNQAMKRDLAEMEHMIDEYLAFARGEGGEAVETVHLRELVDEVSEGALRAGAQLRVAVDPALIVAVRPNALKRALSNLVMNAAVHGEHVEIAARVRAMGGVEILIDDDGPGIPADRYEEAFKAFGRLDEARNQNTKGVGLGLAIARDVARGHGGDITLDRSPLGGLRAVVRLPG
- a CDS encoding branched-chain amino acid aminotransferase, whose translation is MSIVPFDDRDGWIWLDGQFVPWREAKVHVLTHGLHYASAVFEGERMYGGEIFELTEHTKRLFKSAEILDFEIPFTVAQIDQACKDTCAKNGLTDAYLRPIAWRGSEMIGVSAQQTKIHVAIAVWEWPSYFKPEEKAKGIRLTWAKYKRPSPETEPVHAKATGLYMICTISKHAAEKEGYTDAMMLDWRGYIAESTGSNVFFVKDGVLHTPLPDCFLNGITRQSVIKLAKKQGFEVVERHIRPEELAGFSECFVVGTAAEVTPVAEIGEYVFKPGNISLSLMDDYAKMVRRELVSA
- a CDS encoding response regulator, with the translated sequence MTLTDTAQRGRHLLIVDDDDRIRELLKEYLARAGFRVTAAPGGDAARRLIGSFDFDLAVFDVMMPGEDGFSLTRWLRDQRGPAGRTPVLMLTARGEPEDRIEGLKLGADDYLAKPFEPEELLLRIEAILRRAQDRPAPGGRLALGRCAFDPDRGELLCDGEQVRLTEAEVALLRQLARTPHEAADRLELANGTVDPSGRAVDVQVTRLRRKIEDDPKAPRYLQTVRGIGYRLAPD
- a CDS encoding SDR family oxidoreductase, which gives rise to MASRGAALVTGGARRIGRALVVAAADAGYDVAIHVRGVDDDAEGAAGDVRARGRKAAILACDLRREATTVALVGEAEAELGPVTLLVNNASVFDEDAFESLNRASWDAHMETNLRAPLVLSQVFARRLPADRDGLIVNILDQRVWRPAPAFFSYSLSKSALWDATQMMAQALAPRIRVNGIGPGPTLQSVHQDDGDFDAEVAATLMGRAVPPAEIAAALSYLIDAPSVTGQMIAVDAGQHLAWRS
- a CDS encoding DUF4870 family protein gives rise to the protein MTDRLGYGAVEDRTLPAVVYGLYLLGLTHGLTILIGLILAYANRSGAGARMRTHYTFQIRTFWLSVGWFVVGMALIFWGGIFSLVLIGLPFFALGWIICGAVWLWFLVRTVLGVIYLARDEPYPRPEAWII